Proteins found in one Fodinibius saliphilus genomic segment:
- a CDS encoding type III polyketide synthase: MAAFIHNIATIVPEHFYKQEFLRNRMKEYIGNGKTSQRIIHRIYSKSGINKRHTVINDFDKNGSARFFFEKDGSLNTPSTGTRNKYYTQKAKELFVATARKTIQQSSSISKEDITHVITVSCTGFFAPEPGFEIIKKLDLSASTQRFHLGFMGCFAAFPAMKMAKSFAESNSNANILVVCLELCSIHLQNSTSPDNLISASVFGDGAAGMLINHTKPKQNGYELNQFSTSIADGSEQDMAWSIGDTGFDMVLSSYVPDIIESNLPQALAPLLANYQLKPEQIKHWAIHPGGRAILDKVEQSYSLDESQLASSRATLAEYGNMSSATILFVLDDLLKRPETEKDETVLAMAFGPGLTMESSLLTKITQR, translated from the coding sequence ATGGCTGCCTTTATTCATAATATTGCCACAATCGTGCCAGAACATTTTTATAAACAGGAATTTCTTCGCAATCGGATGAAGGAGTATATCGGAAACGGAAAAACCTCCCAGCGCATCATTCATCGTATCTATTCGAAATCCGGCATCAATAAACGCCATACCGTTATTAACGATTTTGACAAAAACGGCTCTGCACGATTCTTTTTTGAAAAAGATGGCTCCTTAAATACACCCTCTACAGGCACTCGTAATAAATATTACACCCAAAAAGCCAAAGAACTTTTTGTAGCAACCGCTCGCAAAACGATCCAACAAAGCAGCAGTATATCCAAAGAAGATATCACCCATGTGATTACCGTATCATGCACCGGTTTTTTTGCTCCAGAACCGGGCTTCGAAATTATCAAGAAACTTGACCTTTCTGCCTCTACCCAGCGCTTTCATCTTGGGTTCATGGGGTGTTTTGCCGCTTTCCCTGCAATGAAAATGGCAAAATCATTTGCTGAGTCTAATTCTAATGCCAACATATTGGTTGTATGTCTTGAGCTTTGCAGCATACATCTTCAAAATTCAACTTCACCAGACAACCTCATTTCCGCCTCCGTTTTTGGAGATGGTGCTGCGGGAATGTTAATCAATCATACAAAGCCGAAACAAAACGGCTACGAATTGAATCAGTTTTCCACTTCCATTGCAGATGGAAGTGAGCAAGATATGGCTTGGTCTATTGGTGATACAGGCTTTGATATGGTACTTTCGAGCTACGTTCCGGACATCATTGAATCAAACTTACCCCAAGCTCTTGCTCCCCTTTTGGCAAACTACCAGCTGAAACCCGAACAGATCAAACACTGGGCAATCCATCCCGGAGGTCGCGCAATCCTGGATAAAGTTGAACAAAGCTATTCACTGGATGAATCACAACTGGCATCTTCGCGTGCCACCCTGGCAGAGTACGGAAATATGAGTAGTGCTACTATTTTATTTGTATTAGATGATCTACTCAAACGGCCTGAAACCGAAAAAGATGAAACTGTGTTAGCAATGGCTTTTGGCCCGGGCCTCACCATGGAAAGCAGCTTATTAACTAAAATCACCCAACGCTAA
- a CDS encoding ATP-binding protein — MNNFLDTNRLNHLLGWTLLGLLLTLLVLEGWRYGVKPSEVQNEEIIEQSLTEASNFFLSKQKQLLSDTESLAATLQRLLQERARERLHSTVNQFPQFWSTALYQAEQPIVWNGFALRNEQASSLTQDQKEGSISLQKHNNVIYWQFHVPFSVQDSSGTTNYNLLTTYRVRQSNPLPIGDRNEFNLFNSEELSSAYPLSFTIFSSPSADYVASQPLKNVEGDSVGLAYATAEKFEQTQKEWQQGTRFWRSVFALFSFVILSCLLFWAADRLSLWQGLFLQLLFIGIGWGILYYTNMLAYWVLTLSGLSVESSGAMVESLSFTCTNALFSFISAVTIARKINRIQKRVGPDSYLSSILFASIAGGINAFGILSVFNLLYYDSLASKIPLLDLQILPQWGTIILYLAMGTTVLALAIVIVTFNRLLLRATSEHFRLTVTILSVSLIISVFSTSLILPLGLPLDTIFAITFLSFCLILGVSILYFRYRQWVYEMSQLRKAIIGSFIIAGLCIPVLYEASLNNVDKKLFETAQDYAKKDDPQAEKLTKDILTALEKQYRDISTTELEESRSALQARFTQTIQDFISPEWNTYSFNLQLIDGAGTLIADYATDLNSPNWTQIYNIPTLKSVTDIEQITRSSLHPIVQRPQLVNQQDYHTFYRGWIPVFGNSGETPIAWILCSIYKERPEFNKPIRAVMASLTYEDWNKAYLMQKYEEGEIINSTHQGYTGNLHSSRTLETSEVQALQKDSLIYINKKTPEYNYRTLLWKVSEDETIKISTTLSDYRVILFTFFRFSFILLVASGLLMTIRQAIIPNSSSLLSQDKRFQDRILDTFLLATLVFLIFLIVTSHYAIKQQNQDIVKQELFDKLESLSTTVALNQNTSSNSVSNRTYSLDTFTSALNVDASFYNERTVSETTTPQIYQQHLLPSALPYNIYEKLYKERQTDVFSTVTLADQSLLIGYRAIFDKQNDPIGTIAIPTFLQSPKYDQQLLETTSYLILIYLFVFGLFILASTLISKGLTRPLFYIQRGLNKISAGNLDTEIPVTSNDEIGNLAHAYNNMVSRLKKLQKELAAAEREAAWKEMAQQVAHEIKNPLTPMKLNVQHLERQLKDGTQSPEKLKKKIQKITANLIEQIQSLNNIASDFSKFSQPLDDNFEKVNIVEIASSVADLYEHDEEVSINLESESDTIYIKAIKDELKRVLINLVKNSYEAITDDKKGEIILRIYHQKQHVFVEIEDNGMGIEEENRDNIFVPNFSTKSSGTGLGLAICKKIIEAHEGSISFASVEGEGTTFVIKLPKN, encoded by the coding sequence ATGAATAATTTTCTGGATACCAACCGGCTCAACCATCTTTTGGGATGGACCCTCTTGGGGCTCCTACTCACTTTACTGGTACTAGAAGGATGGCGATATGGTGTAAAACCCTCCGAAGTACAGAATGAAGAAATTATAGAACAAAGCCTCACCGAAGCATCTAACTTCTTTCTTTCTAAACAAAAACAGTTACTCAGTGATACCGAAAGTTTAGCAGCAACGCTTCAGCGCTTATTACAAGAACGTGCTAGAGAACGACTACATAGTACAGTTAACCAATTTCCACAATTCTGGAGTACTGCCTTATATCAAGCAGAACAACCTATTGTTTGGAATGGTTTTGCGCTTAGAAACGAACAAGCTTCGTCACTAACCCAAGACCAAAAGGAAGGAAGCATATCTCTTCAAAAGCACAATAATGTCATATATTGGCAATTCCATGTCCCCTTTAGCGTACAAGACAGTTCTGGAACAACAAATTACAACCTACTAACTACCTATAGGGTTCGTCAGAGTAATCCTCTTCCCATAGGTGATCGCAATGAATTTAATTTGTTCAACTCTGAGGAACTATCATCCGCTTACCCACTCAGTTTCACAATCTTTAGCTCTCCATCTGCTGATTATGTAGCAAGCCAACCGCTTAAAAACGTAGAAGGTGACTCGGTTGGATTGGCTTACGCTACAGCTGAAAAGTTTGAACAGACACAAAAAGAGTGGCAGCAGGGTACCCGGTTTTGGCGCTCTGTATTTGCCTTGTTTAGTTTTGTCATACTTAGCTGTTTACTATTCTGGGCAGCAGATCGACTCTCCTTATGGCAAGGGTTATTCCTACAGCTTTTATTTATTGGGATAGGCTGGGGCATATTATACTATACTAACATGTTAGCTTACTGGGTTTTAACACTTTCTGGTTTATCTGTTGAAAGTTCAGGAGCTATGGTAGAAAGTCTTAGCTTTACTTGCACAAATGCCCTCTTTTCTTTTATCAGTGCCGTCACTATTGCAAGAAAAATTAATCGAATTCAAAAACGGGTAGGGCCTGATTCCTATTTAAGTTCCATACTATTCGCCAGTATAGCAGGAGGTATTAATGCCTTTGGCATTCTTAGTGTTTTTAACCTCTTATACTATGATAGCTTAGCCAGCAAAATCCCTCTGCTCGACTTACAGATACTACCCCAATGGGGAACCATTATTCTCTATCTTGCTATGGGTACTACTGTGCTTGCATTAGCAATCGTCATTGTTACATTTAATCGTCTTCTTCTTCGAGCGACTTCCGAGCATTTTAGACTTACAGTTACCATACTGTCTGTATCATTGATCATAAGTGTGTTTTCAACATCCCTTATCTTGCCATTAGGGTTACCATTGGATACAATTTTTGCTATCACATTTCTAAGCTTTTGTCTAATACTCGGGGTTTCTATTCTTTACTTTCGCTATAGGCAGTGGGTTTATGAAATGTCTCAGCTCCGAAAAGCTATTATAGGAAGTTTTATCATTGCCGGCCTTTGTATCCCTGTACTCTACGAAGCCTCATTAAATAACGTAGATAAAAAACTATTTGAAACAGCCCAAGACTATGCAAAAAAAGATGACCCGCAGGCCGAAAAGCTTACAAAAGATATTCTTACTGCTCTTGAAAAACAGTACCGTGATATATCTACAACAGAGCTAGAGGAAAGTCGTTCGGCCCTGCAAGCCCGCTTTACCCAGACCATTCAAGATTTTATATCCCCGGAATGGAATACCTATTCTTTTAACCTACAGCTTATTGATGGAGCAGGAACTCTTATTGCTGACTACGCAACTGACCTAAATTCTCCCAACTGGACTCAGATCTATAATATCCCTACCCTAAAAAGCGTTACTGACATTGAGCAGATAACAAGGTCATCCCTCCATCCTATAGTGCAACGCCCACAACTTGTAAATCAACAAGATTATCACACTTTTTATCGGGGATGGATCCCAGTTTTTGGAAACTCCGGAGAGACTCCTATTGCTTGGATCTTATGCTCTATTTATAAGGAACGGCCCGAATTTAACAAACCAATACGGGCTGTTATGGCTTCACTAACCTATGAAGACTGGAACAAAGCTTACCTGATGCAAAAATATGAAGAGGGTGAAATAATCAATTCAACCCATCAAGGTTATACCGGAAACTTGCATTCTTCCCGAACATTAGAAACCTCCGAAGTTCAGGCGCTACAAAAAGATTCCCTTATTTATATTAACAAAAAAACCCCCGAGTATAATTACAGGACATTATTATGGAAAGTCTCTGAAGACGAAACTATTAAAATCAGTACCACCCTATCGGATTATCGTGTCATTTTATTCACCTTTTTTCGATTTAGCTTTATACTGCTAGTTGCCAGTGGTCTTTTAATGACCATAAGACAGGCTATCATTCCAAACAGTAGTTCGTTATTAAGTCAAGACAAGCGATTTCAAGATCGTATCCTTGATACTTTTCTTCTGGCTACCCTGGTATTTCTTATTTTCCTGATTGTAACCTCGCACTATGCAATTAAACAACAAAACCAAGATATCGTAAAACAAGAGCTCTTCGATAAATTAGAAAGTCTATCGACCACCGTTGCCTTAAACCAAAACACATCTTCTAACAGCGTCTCAAATCGCACCTACTCTCTTGATACATTTACCTCTGCTCTCAATGTAGACGCCAGTTTTTATAATGAACGTACTGTTTCAGAGACTACGACCCCACAGATATATCAACAACATCTTTTACCTTCAGCTTTACCCTACAATATATATGAGAAGCTGTATAAAGAACGGCAAACCGATGTATTTTCAACTGTCACTTTAGCTGACCAGTCACTCCTTATAGGATATCGAGCCATTTTTGATAAGCAAAACGATCCTATAGGTACCATAGCAATACCAACATTTCTACAATCTCCTAAATATGACCAGCAACTATTAGAAACTACCAGCTATCTCATTCTTATATACCTGTTTGTTTTTGGATTATTTATTCTTGCCTCTACCCTCATCTCTAAAGGACTAACCCGCCCTCTTTTTTATATTCAGCGTGGTCTTAATAAAATATCAGCCGGTAATCTGGATACCGAGATCCCAGTCACAAGTAATGATGAAATTGGGAACCTTGCCCATGCTTATAACAATATGGTCTCGCGGCTCAAAAAACTGCAAAAAGAATTAGCTGCTGCCGAACGCGAAGCTGCCTGGAAAGAGATGGCCCAACAGGTTGCACATGAAATTAAAAATCCGCTCACACCGATGAAACTCAACGTACAACACCTTGAGCGACAACTCAAAGACGGTACACAAAGTCCGGAAAAACTTAAAAAGAAGATTCAAAAAATTACGGCTAATCTTATTGAGCAGATTCAGTCTCTAAATAATATAGCATCTGACTTTTCAAAATTTTCTCAACCCCTTGATGATAACTTTGAAAAGGTAAATATTGTGGAAATTGCTTCATCAGTAGCAGACCTTTATGAGCATGACGAGGAAGTAAGTATTAACCTAGAATCTGAAAGTGATACGATCTACATAAAAGCCATAAAAGATGAGCTTAAGAGGGTACTCATCAACTTGGTTAAAAATTCTTACGAGGCTATAACCGATGATAAAAAAGGGGAAATCATTCTTCGTATCTACCATCAGAAGCAGCATGTCTTTGTAGAGATTGAAGATAATGGAATGGGTATTGAGGAAGAAAATCGTGACAATATTTTTGTTCCCAACTTCTCTACAAAATCCAGCGGTACAGGACTTGGACTAGCCATCTGTAAAAAAATAATAGAGGCTCATGAAGGGAGTATCAGCTTTGCTTCGGTTGAAGGAGAAGGTACAACCTTTGTTATAAAATTACCTAAAAACTGA
- the ispD gene encoding 2-C-methyl-D-erythritol 4-phosphate cytidylyltransferase — protein MTTKSLIIPAAGSGSRMQKETPKPFLELSGATILEHTVRQFLSLDGLVQVVVATSDEYLSHANTILDKVLPEDVKGYSVSGGDERQDSIRNALAVLPDVDLVMIHDAVRPFVEAKRIVECCKEAQRSGAAILGVPAKDTIKRVDDSQFVEETPDRNFLWQAQTPQVFHKNVIVKAFEKAKRDRFSGTDDASLVEYLGRKVRIVKGSQTNFKITYPLDLDIARMLIEKKTG, from the coding sequence GTGACTACAAAATCTCTCATCATTCCGGCAGCCGGGTCGGGAAGTCGGATGCAAAAAGAGACTCCCAAGCCTTTTTTAGAGTTGTCGGGAGCCACCATCTTAGAGCATACTGTTCGTCAATTTCTATCGTTGGATGGGTTGGTTCAAGTAGTAGTAGCTACTTCAGATGAGTATCTTAGCCATGCGAATACCATTCTTGATAAGGTATTGCCTGAAGATGTAAAAGGGTATTCTGTTTCCGGAGGTGATGAGAGACAAGATTCTATCCGCAATGCCTTAGCTGTGTTGCCAGATGTTGATCTTGTTATGATTCATGATGCGGTTCGGCCCTTTGTCGAGGCAAAACGGATTGTTGAATGCTGTAAGGAGGCACAGCGTTCTGGTGCTGCCATATTGGGGGTGCCGGCGAAAGATACTATCAAGCGGGTTGATGACAGTCAATTTGTAGAAGAAACGCCCGACCGAAACTTTTTGTGGCAGGCTCAAACGCCTCAGGTTTTTCACAAAAACGTTATTGTTAAGGCTTTCGAGAAAGCTAAGAGGGATCGCTTCTCAGGCACCGACGATGCTTCGTTGGTTGAGTACCTGGGGCGCAAAGTAAGAATAGTGAAAGGGAGTCAAACCAACTTTAAAATTACTTATCCCTTGGATTTGGATATTGCTCGTATGTTAATTGAAAAAAAGACAGGATAA
- the queA gene encoding tRNA preQ1(34) S-adenosylmethionine ribosyltransferase-isomerase QueA, translating to MKLTDFKFDTDDYNVPEKPVQPRDAAKLMVLDREEQTISHEKFSDIHKYMNEGDVLVYNDTKVFPARLKGKKEKTDADIEVFLLRELVPENMLWDVLVEPARKIRIGNKLYFGPNLMAEVIDNTTSRGRTIRFLFEGTNEDLYHILDNIGEMPLPPYIEREADEEDKEQYQTIFAKERGSVAAPFAAMHFTDELVEKLKDKGVQMLPITMHIGWGTFRPCEVEDLTKHRTDSENYYISEETSEKINEALASEENKVVACGTTAVRTIETSITASGISKPGTGWTDKFIFPPYDFKITEGVITNFHRPESTMLMLGAAFGGYDFIMEAYEEAQENDYRFFAFGDSMLII from the coding sequence ATGAAACTTACCGATTTTAAGTTTGATACAGATGATTATAATGTTCCCGAAAAACCCGTTCAGCCCAGAGATGCGGCTAAATTAATGGTTTTGGATCGGGAGGAACAGACAATCTCTCATGAGAAATTTTCCGATATTCATAAATATATGAACGAGGGCGATGTGCTCGTTTATAACGATACCAAGGTTTTTCCGGCGCGCTTAAAAGGTAAAAAAGAGAAGACTGATGCCGATATTGAAGTCTTCTTGCTTCGTGAGTTGGTGCCTGAAAATATGTTGTGGGATGTGCTTGTTGAACCTGCTCGTAAAATTAGGATTGGGAACAAGCTTTATTTTGGCCCGAACTTAATGGCCGAAGTGATCGATAATACAACCTCTCGGGGGCGTACAATCCGATTCTTGTTTGAAGGGACGAATGAAGACCTTTACCATATTTTGGATAATATCGGTGAGATGCCATTGCCCCCATATATCGAGCGAGAAGCAGATGAAGAAGATAAAGAGCAGTACCAGACAATATTTGCAAAAGAGCGAGGCTCGGTTGCAGCACCTTTTGCGGCTATGCACTTCACCGATGAATTGGTTGAGAAACTAAAAGACAAAGGGGTGCAAATGTTACCAATAACTATGCATATAGGATGGGGAACATTTCGACCGTGCGAGGTCGAGGATCTGACAAAACACAGAACAGATTCAGAAAACTATTATATCTCTGAAGAAACATCTGAAAAGATAAATGAAGCATTGGCCAGTGAAGAGAATAAGGTTGTAGCATGTGGTACAACAGCAGTTCGTACTATCGAAACTAGTATAACAGCCAGTGGAATTTCTAAGCCGGGTACCGGTTGGACCGATAAGTTTATCTTTCCGCCATATGACTTTAAAATTACGGAAGGAGTTATTACCAACTTCCACCGCCCTGAATCTACAATGTTGATGTTAGGTGCAGCTTTTGGGGGCTATGATTTTATAATGGAAGCTTATGAAGAAGCTCAAGAGAACGATTATCGCTTCTTTGCCTTTGGCGATTCAATGTTGATTATATAA
- a CDS encoding LytR C-terminal domain-containing protein, giving the protein MSPKNSESHSFALNAVIGFLSLLLVLLLFGLFTRIIYPRIENQRAKDNTDLIGDVIQLEVLNGCGVAGLANNFTSTLRKNGFDVVETGNFKNFDMQHTVVIARNFDSENAHRVADALGIAPENIFIEASEDYYLDATVVIGSDYQSLKLK; this is encoded by the coding sequence ATGAGTCCCAAAAACAGCGAATCTCATTCTTTTGCACTTAATGCTGTTATCGGCTTTTTAAGCCTGCTATTGGTATTACTTCTTTTTGGGTTGTTTACCCGCATAATCTATCCCCGAATTGAAAATCAACGGGCAAAAGATAATACGGACCTCATTGGCGATGTCATCCAGCTAGAAGTTTTAAACGGATGCGGTGTCGCCGGACTTGCCAATAACTTTACCTCTACTCTACGTAAAAATGGTTTTGATGTAGTAGAAACGGGCAATTTCAAGAACTTTGATATGCAACATACCGTTGTAATAGCACGAAATTTTGATTCAGAAAACGCTCATCGCGTTGCCGATGCCCTGGGCATTGCCCCAGAGAATATTTTCATAGAAGCATCTGAAGATTATTACTTAGACGCTACCGTTGTAATTGGATCCGATTACCAATCTCTCAAACTCAAATAA
- a CDS encoding MATE family efflux transporter, with translation MLSYFRSQKQQIREEAGMTLKIGLPVIIAQLLQMSMNFVDTVMAGNLSAEDLAAVAVGGAIFIPFMMLIAGILMAITPIVAQLVGGRNLKEIGVNVRQSLWLCLILALPVFFLIRNLEFVMHFLDVTPSIIPIAQGYLDAISWGVFGISGYMALRFFNEGMSVTRPAMYFALLGVFINIIFNYIFMYGKLGFPEMGAIGCGYASAVNGYVMFMGMLLFTMKHKPYHRFDIFSSLRLPEWKYLKEILQVGIPIGLSSTMEVTMFALVSLLMGSLSAVAVAGHQVAINFSAMTFMVPFGLSTAITTRVGNAIGKGNMPEARHRGYVGIGLATSFMCVTAVIIYLFPDIITSIYTQDKAVQDVAISLLYMAAIFQISDGLQVSGYGALRGLKDTTIPMIVNFIAYWMVGLPLGYYLGIIRDVGPQGLWMGLIAGLTIAAILHNIRFYILTKQ, from the coding sequence ATGCTCTCTTATTTTAGATCTCAAAAACAACAAATTCGCGAAGAAGCAGGCATGACCCTAAAGATTGGGCTTCCTGTAATCATTGCCCAGCTGCTACAGATGTCAATGAATTTTGTGGATACCGTGATGGCAGGTAACCTATCTGCCGAAGATTTAGCAGCGGTAGCCGTCGGCGGAGCTATATTCATTCCCTTTATGATGTTAATTGCGGGTATCCTGATGGCCATCACCCCTATTGTTGCACAACTTGTGGGAGGGCGCAACCTCAAAGAAATTGGGGTCAATGTTCGCCAAAGTCTTTGGCTCTGTCTTATTCTTGCCCTGCCGGTATTCTTCCTGATTCGAAACCTGGAGTTTGTGATGCACTTTCTGGATGTCACTCCTTCCATCATTCCCATAGCACAAGGTTATCTGGATGCCATTTCATGGGGCGTCTTTGGTATTTCAGGCTATATGGCACTGCGTTTTTTCAACGAAGGGATGTCCGTAACCCGCCCTGCCATGTATTTTGCACTCCTTGGTGTGTTTATCAACATTATCTTTAACTATATCTTTATGTACGGCAAGCTGGGCTTCCCGGAAATGGGAGCCATAGGTTGCGGCTATGCCTCGGCCGTAAACGGATATGTAATGTTTATGGGAATGCTTCTCTTTACTATGAAACACAAACCCTACCACCGTTTCGATATTTTCTCCTCTTTACGATTGCCAGAATGGAAATATCTCAAAGAGATTCTACAAGTAGGTATTCCCATCGGACTCAGCTCTACTATGGAAGTAACTATGTTTGCACTTGTCAGCTTGCTAATGGGTTCGCTCAGTGCTGTTGCTGTAGCCGGTCACCAAGTGGCTATTAACTTTTCTGCCATGACCTTCATGGTTCCCTTTGGACTCTCTACGGCTATTACTACCCGTGTCGGAAATGCCATCGGTAAAGGAAATATGCCTGAAGCCCGCCATCGCGGATATGTCGGAATTGGTCTTGCCACCTCTTTTATGTGTGTAACCGCTGTTATCATCTACCTTTTCCCGGATATTATTACCAGTATTTATACTCAAGACAAAGCCGTACAGGATGTAGCCATAAGCCTACTTTATATGGCTGCTATTTTCCAGATTTCTGACGGCTTGCAAGTAAGCGGATATGGCGCTCTCCGCGGACTCAAGGATACCACTATCCCAATGATTGTTAATTTTATTGCTTATTGGATGGTAGGCTTACCCTTGGGTTATTACCTCGGTATTATTCGAGATGTTGGTCCGCAAGGTCTTTGGATGGGACTTATCGCCGGTCTTACCATTGCTGCGATCCTTCACAACATTCGATTCTACATCCTTACGAAACAGTAA
- the rsfS gene encoding ribosome silencing factor, translating into MTNSSQKADQQFSTVDDSKTADADKLIDVITEALLDKQAEDIVVLDVNGLTTLADKFVICHAQTDVQIKAIADNVNVETKEQLGEGAWKEEGRETRRWVILDYVNVVVHIFKKELREYYALERMWNDASIRKIEDE; encoded by the coding sequence ATGACCAACAGCTCTCAGAAAGCAGACCAACAATTCTCTACTGTCGATGACAGTAAAACGGCTGACGCCGATAAATTAATTGATGTAATTACAGAGGCCCTGTTAGATAAACAGGCAGAAGATATTGTCGTTCTAGATGTTAATGGCCTTACTACCCTTGCTGACAAGTTTGTTATCTGCCATGCACAAACCGATGTTCAAATTAAGGCTATCGCAGATAATGTGAATGTAGAAACTAAAGAACAACTTGGCGAAGGGGCTTGGAAAGAAGAAGGTAGAGAAACACGACGCTGGGTAATTCTAGATTATGTAAATGTAGTCGTACATATATTCAAAAAAGAACTCCGTGAATACTACGCTCTCGAACGAATGTGGAATGATGCATCAATCCGAAAAATTGAAGATGAATAA
- the ispF gene encoding 2-C-methyl-D-erythritol 2,4-cyclodiphosphate synthase, whose amino-acid sequence MRIGYGYDVHRLEAGYSLILGGVKIPYEKGLVGHSDADVLLHAIADALLGACALGDIGQHFPDTEEKYKGVDSRILLKRVSGLVKKEGYIISNIDATVVAEQPKLAPHISEMRSCIAKDLKIDLDQISVKATTSEGVGFEGREQGISSRAVVLIEEV is encoded by the coding sequence ATGCGTATTGGCTACGGGTATGATGTACATCGTCTTGAGGCGGGCTATTCGTTGATTCTCGGGGGGGTCAAAATTCCTTATGAAAAAGGATTGGTTGGTCACTCCGATGCGGATGTGTTGCTGCATGCCATTGCTGATGCCCTGCTAGGTGCTTGCGCTTTGGGAGATATTGGCCAGCATTTTCCAGACACTGAAGAAAAGTATAAAGGAGTTGATAGTCGAATTCTTTTGAAAAGAGTTTCCGGGCTGGTCAAAAAAGAGGGATATATAATTTCCAATATTGACGCCACGGTGGTGGCTGAGCAGCCCAAACTTGCGCCGCATATTTCAGAGATGCGTAGCTGTATAGCTAAAGACCTTAAAATAGATCTGGATCAGATATCTGTTAAGGCAACAACTTCTGAAGGGGTTGGATTTGAAGGGCGCGAACAAGGGATATCTTCTCGGGCTGTAGTACTGATTGAGGAGGTTTAG
- a CDS encoding 2-hydroxyacid dehydrogenase, producing MAKRVLVTEPIIPSVIEELQKHFTIDVGERGRYNSEEQLKKDISPYHAILPMLSNPITQSVLSEATNLEVVANHAVGYNNIDLEAAKKHGIKVANTPGVLTDSCAEFTLGLMLAVARRFYDAQQYLLDGKFESWEPLGFLGMELKNKTLGIIGMGRIGQGVAKRARAMGMNIIYHNRNRVEKKTEKTLEATYYSSHKKLAEISDFLTLHCPLTEETQQLIDAEILSIMPNHAILINTSRGPVVDESALANALHNNSIGGAALDVFENEPEVHPKLHSAPNCLLTPHMASASYKTREDIGMLSANAIIKVLNGKPISEIPNLIQP from the coding sequence ATGGCGAAACGCGTATTAGTTACTGAGCCAATTATACCTTCGGTTATAGAAGAACTACAAAAACACTTTACAATAGATGTAGGAGAGCGAGGTCGCTACAATTCCGAAGAACAGCTTAAAAAAGATATTTCTCCCTATCATGCTATTCTTCCGATGCTTTCAAACCCCATCACTCAAAGTGTATTATCGGAAGCAACCAACCTCGAAGTAGTAGCAAATCATGCTGTTGGTTATAACAATATAGACCTGGAGGCTGCAAAAAAGCACGGTATTAAAGTAGCCAACACACCCGGGGTGTTAACGGATTCTTGTGCAGAGTTTACCCTTGGATTAATGTTGGCAGTAGCCCGGCGTTTTTATGATGCTCAACAATACCTGCTAGATGGCAAATTTGAAAGCTGGGAACCATTGGGGTTTCTGGGCATGGAATTAAAGAATAAAACACTTGGCATCATTGGAATGGGACGCATAGGACAGGGGGTGGCAAAACGTGCTCGTGCAATGGGGATGAATATTATTTACCACAATAGGAACCGGGTAGAAAAAAAGACCGAAAAAACATTAGAAGCTACCTACTACTCCTCTCATAAAAAACTAGCTGAAATCTCTGACTTTCTAACTCTTCATTGTCCTCTCACAGAAGAAACCCAACAGCTTATTGATGCTGAAATACTATCCATAATGCCAAACCATGCTATCCTGATCAATACTTCACGTGGTCCTGTGGTAGATGAATCAGCTTTAGCAAATGCATTACATAATAACTCAATTGGGGGAGCGGCACTTGATGTGTTTGAAAACGAACCGGAAGTACATCCCAAGTTGCATAGCGCCCCCAATTGCCTGCTTACCCCCCACATGGCCAGTGCCAGCTACAAAACACGTGAGGATATAGGTATGCTTTCGGCAAATGCTATCATTAAAGTGCTTAACGGAAAACCCATTTCCGAGATTCCCAACTTGATTCAGCCCTAA